From Nitrospira sp.:
GCGCCGTCTTCTGACTTGATCAATGCCGACTACATCGTGGGGATTCCCGTCTCCTGGCGGCATGGTGACTGGTCGACACGGGTGCGCCTCTACCATCAGAGCAGTCATGTCGGAGACGAATTTCTCCTGGAGAATCCGGCATTCAATCGGGTGAATCTGAGTTTCGAGGAGGTTGAGGCGATCCTATCCTACGACCATCGCTGGATACGGGTGTATGCAGGTGGAGGCTACTTGGTGCATCGCGAACCGGCGGTGCTGGATAGGAACCGGGTGCAGTGGGGAATGGAGTTGCGTGGGACGACGATTCCCTCTCCACTCCTTGAGCGCGGGATACCGGGGCTCCAGCTCACACCCGTCCTGGGGGCGGACTTTAAAACTTTCGAAGAGCTGCATTGGATCATCAACACCAATATCGTAGGCGGGTTCGAGTGGTCTCGCCCAGGCGCAAAGCGGAGATTTCGGTTTTTGGTGAATTACTATCGCGGCTTCTATCCCTATGGACAGTTCTTCAACGAGAAGGTCGAG
This genomic window contains:
- a CDS encoding DUF1207 domain-containing protein → MTLFWKTVIGVVGLTVLTMGEARAEDAQDTKSGAAFDCRYEQSESGMSNSAFPSDDVFRPLMADPKQPQFFATYQSVQRREPTSTVKGVGKSVNVGSVGFGENFGFYTKRQGCNGWQVGLLAGVFSQFNLDAPSSDLINADYIVGIPVSWRHGDWSTRVRLYHQSSHVGDEFLLENPAFNRVNLSFEEVEAILSYDHRWIRVYAGGGYLVHREPAVLDRNRVQWGMELRGTTIPSPLLERGIPGLQLTPVLGADFKTFEELHWIINTNIVGGFEWSRPGAKRRFRFLVNYYRGFYPYGQFFNEKVESVGFGFYLAF